One window of Curtobacterium sp. 458 genomic DNA carries:
- a CDS encoding GntR family transcriptional regulator — MTDTVPEPDFALDERDHDDSMTRRPTPPWTDMGIGDVRPGHWIGFNRRSDAARQVSDLIRADIVAGRFTGPLPYEWELLDLYGTTRNVLRAALTLLKEQRLITRAPRSGTFGVRPVASVNLARTTDEVTIYGETAGGSIFDSPRLSIVHLCVQLVPAPETVRRNLEMSGDAAYFVESLISFDGEPSRVRTSWVPQERFPDLVSEPLTEYVPDVLVRRSGERPVARRLLLSTVNADQWTADLLDIDPGQAIFHIERLMCLADGTPVEYGFSRYRGDRAVIDSRIV; from the coding sequence GTGACCGACACCGTGCCCGAACCCGACTTCGCGCTCGACGAGCGCGACCACGACGACTCCATGACACGCCGACCGACCCCGCCGTGGACGGACATGGGCATCGGTGACGTCCGGCCGGGTCACTGGATCGGCTTCAACCGTCGGTCCGACGCGGCGCGGCAGGTCTCGGACCTCATCCGCGCCGACATCGTCGCCGGGCGCTTCACCGGTCCGCTCCCCTACGAGTGGGAGCTGCTCGACCTGTACGGGACCACGCGGAACGTCCTCCGTGCGGCCCTCACCCTGCTCAAGGAACAGCGGCTCATCACCCGGGCCCCGCGGTCCGGGACCTTCGGCGTCCGCCCGGTCGCGTCCGTGAACCTCGCGCGCACGACGGACGAGGTGACCATCTACGGCGAGACCGCCGGCGGCAGCATCTTCGACTCGCCGCGGTTGAGCATCGTGCACCTCTGCGTGCAGCTCGTGCCGGCGCCGGAGACCGTCCGGCGCAACCTCGAGATGTCCGGGGACGCGGCGTACTTCGTCGAGAGCCTCATCTCGTTCGACGGCGAACCGAGCCGCGTCCGGACGAGCTGGGTGCCGCAGGAGCGCTTCCCCGACCTCGTGTCGGAGCCGCTCACGGAGTACGTACCCGACGTGCTCGTCCGGCGCAGTGGCGAGCGTCCGGTCGCACGTCGCCTCCTGCTCAGCACGGTGAACGCGGACCAGTGGACCGCGGACCTGCTCGACATCGACCCCGGTCAGGCGATCTTCCACATCGAGCGACTCATGTGCCTCGCCGACGGCACCCCGGTCGAGTACGGGTTCTCGCGGTACCGGGGCGACCGGGCGGTGATCGACTCTCGGATCGTGTGA
- a CDS encoding TetR/AcrR family transcriptional regulator, translated as MTAVDVRPTTAPRGRPRDTGVDEAVHAACTAILAAGGPGDVTVRAIADAAGVGPATIYRRWSSKDLLLTDTVIRLMEESIPTVLDAPIDEGVLGLTRGWVHALVATPVGRALPIIVELAAHEPRVAEAVAAWHLDRRVRVNAMLQRAMDAGDLRPDVDLGIAVDLLGGPTFYRRVFVSLDIQDPDYAVRLAREFLRWAGWTGDTATVGVAS; from the coding sequence GTGACCGCCGTCGACGTGCGTCCGACGACCGCGCCGCGCGGCCGTCCCCGGGACACCGGCGTCGATGAGGCCGTCCACGCGGCGTGCACGGCGATCCTCGCCGCCGGTGGCCCTGGCGACGTCACCGTGCGGGCGATCGCGGACGCCGCCGGGGTCGGTCCGGCGACGATCTACCGTCGGTGGTCGAGCAAGGACCTCCTGCTCACCGACACCGTCATCCGGCTGATGGAGGAGTCGATCCCGACCGTGCTCGACGCACCGATCGACGAGGGGGTGCTCGGACTCACCCGGGGCTGGGTGCACGCCCTCGTCGCGACGCCGGTCGGACGCGCCCTGCCGATCATCGTCGAGCTGGCCGCGCACGAGCCACGGGTCGCGGAGGCCGTCGCAGCGTGGCACCTCGACCGCCGCGTGCGGGTGAACGCGATGCTCCAGCGGGCGATGGACGCCGGGGACCTCCGGCCGGACGTCGACCTCGGCATCGCCGTCGACCTGCTCGGAGGGCCGACGTTCTACCGGCGGGTGTTCGTCTCGCTGGACATCCAGGACCCGGACTACGCGGTCCGGCTCGCGCGGGAGTTCCTGCGCTGGGCCGGCTGGACCGGGGACACCGCGACCGTGGGGGTGGCCTCGTGA
- a CDS encoding isochorismatase family protein, producing the protein MTDDHEDYAAAGYTGSLEPGRQAALVVVDPVTAYVDPTCGLYAGVEEPVDRMRELAAAARTAGVHVAVTTMALSADGSNAGVFFRKVPALAAYLPGAPTGAFIEGLAPEPGDTLVPKQYPSAFFGTSLAADLVARGVDTLFIAGLSTSGCVRATATDAMQHGFVPIVVREAVGDRLPSVHEANLFDIAAKIGEVWPMDRVLEHWSAA; encoded by the coding sequence ATGACCGACGACCACGAGGACTACGCGGCGGCCGGGTACACCGGTTCGCTGGAACCCGGACGGCAGGCGGCGCTCGTCGTCGTCGACCCGGTGACCGCCTACGTCGACCCGACCTGCGGGCTCTACGCGGGGGTCGAGGAGCCGGTCGACCGCATGCGGGAGCTCGCCGCGGCGGCGCGGACCGCGGGCGTGCACGTCGCGGTGACGACGATGGCGCTGTCGGCCGACGGGTCGAACGCCGGGGTCTTCTTCCGCAAGGTGCCCGCCCTCGCGGCGTACCTGCCGGGTGCGCCGACCGGGGCGTTCATCGAGGGGCTCGCGCCGGAGCCCGGCGACACGCTCGTCCCGAAGCAGTACCCGAGTGCGTTCTTCGGGACCTCGCTCGCGGCAGACCTCGTCGCACGCGGCGTCGACACGCTCTTCATCGCGGGCCTGTCCACGAGTGGGTGCGTCCGGGCCACGGCGACCGACGCGATGCAGCACGGGTTCGTGCCGATCGTTGTGCGGGAGGCCGTCGGCGACCGGCTGCCGAGCGTGCACGAGGCGAACCTGTTCGACATCGCCGCGAAGATCGGCGAGGTGTGGCCGATGGACCGTGTGCTCGAGCACTGGAGCGCCGCGTGA
- a CDS encoding MFS transporter translates to MLCASSLSVVLVFISSSALLVALPDVSADLDASALQSSWVLLSYMLTTTTLILVFGRIADLVGRRRLYLAGILVFLVASLACGFAPDAAVLIAARLVQGIGAAAIVTNTTALLTDVFPESILSLGLGVNATVAAVGQVVGPVVGGLVAESLGWRWIFLVGVPVSLAGLLWSIRLVPRSVHPRTGERLDLPGAVLSIATVGLLVAAVSIGGSSGWTSPGALASGASAALLGWLFVRTQRRVAHPLVDPGIFRDRATITLFAAAGLCALSSYALVLLASLTFQAVSGKDAVEAALWVLPTPIGTTIAAASAGVLARRVPARTLSTIGMLLIALGAAVLAGSLADDGAYTLTAVGLGAVGVGTGVFMTPSTSALMVRVPVHRRGIANAIRSALQNAGFLFSTALGLAIATSGLSAAQQAAAYDGSLLALSTTEVQAFVDGVRAAALTFAGCALVGALIVAFGPFGPPDREAPVRPETPGPVPEAGASG, encoded by the coding sequence GTGCTCTGCGCCTCGAGCCTCAGCGTCGTCCTCGTCTTCATCTCCTCCAGCGCCCTGCTCGTCGCGCTCCCGGACGTCAGCGCCGACCTCGACGCGAGCGCACTCCAGTCGAGCTGGGTCCTGCTCAGCTACATGCTCACCACGACGACCCTCATCCTCGTGTTCGGTCGCATCGCCGACCTCGTCGGCCGCCGTCGGCTGTACCTCGCCGGGATCCTCGTCTTCCTCGTCGCCTCGCTCGCCTGCGGGTTCGCGCCCGACGCCGCAGTCCTGATCGCAGCCCGGCTCGTCCAGGGCATCGGTGCGGCGGCGATCGTCACCAACACCACGGCCCTGTTGACCGACGTCTTCCCGGAGTCGATCCTCTCGCTCGGCCTCGGCGTCAACGCGACCGTGGCGGCGGTGGGGCAGGTCGTCGGTCCCGTCGTCGGCGGCCTCGTCGCCGAGTCGCTCGGGTGGCGCTGGATCTTCCTCGTCGGTGTGCCGGTCTCGCTCGCCGGACTCCTGTGGTCGATCCGTCTCGTCCCCCGCAGCGTGCACCCGCGCACCGGCGAACGGCTCGACCTGCCCGGTGCCGTGCTGTCGATCGCGACCGTCGGGCTGCTCGTCGCCGCCGTCTCGATCGGCGGGTCCTCGGGGTGGACCAGCCCCGGTGCACTCGCGTCCGGAGCGAGCGCCGCCCTGCTCGGGTGGCTGTTCGTCCGGACGCAACGCCGGGTCGCCCACCCCCTCGTCGACCCCGGGATCTTCCGCGACCGCGCCACGATCACGCTGTTCGCCGCGGCCGGGCTCTGCGCGCTGTCGAGCTACGCGCTCGTGCTCCTGGCATCGCTGACGTTCCAGGCCGTCTCCGGCAAGGACGCGGTCGAGGCGGCACTCTGGGTGCTCCCGACCCCGATCGGCACGACGATCGCCGCGGCGAGCGCCGGGGTCCTCGCCCGTCGGGTGCCTGCACGGACGCTGTCCACGATCGGCATGCTGCTCATCGCGCTCGGCGCTGCGGTGCTCGCGGGTTCGCTCGCGGACGACGGCGCCTACACGCTGACAGCGGTCGGGCTGGGCGCGGTCGGCGTCGGGACCGGCGTCTTCATGACGCCGAGCACGTCGGCCCTGATGGTCCGGGTACCGGTGCACCGCCGCGGGATCGCCAACGCGATCCGGTCGGCACTCCAGAACGCCGGGTTCCTGTTCTCCACCGCGCTCGGTCTCGCCATCGCGACGAGCGGCCTGTCGGCGGCGCAGCAGGCGGCCGCGTACGACGGCAGTCTGCTCGCGCTCTCGACGACCGAGGTGCAGGCGTTCGTCGACGGCGTCCGGGCCGCTGCGCTCACCTTCGCCGGCTGCGCCCTCGTCGGGGCGCTCATCGTCGCGTTCGGCCCGTTCGGTCCGCCCGACCGGGAGGCTCCGGTCCGGCCCGAGACACCGGGTCCGGTTCCCGAGGCGGGAGCCTCCGGATGA
- a CDS encoding amidase, with translation MTGATEATDVFTVVRGTIAPELERALAASRARPLPAAPSALAAEPGHSHTLFARLLDGTPDRPGTSRTPPPTSAADTARTAADAAGASVTELLAAFADGATTPAAVLAALEPHWTADAVWSDAVLRLVDGARAAAAGSSRRWADGTARPLEGIPFAVKDIIDVAGAVVTSGSLQTGDRVAPTDATVVARLRAAGAIPVFMAATTEFACGGPHNARYGAVRNPWDAERWTGGSSTGSGSALAARIVPLALGTDTGGSIRVPSALCGTTGIKPTYGLVPRTGVTSLSWTLDHVGPMARTAEDLALVLDVIAGGDDQDPTSHPTVPGLTADPDRVVGMRIGVPRTWFTERVDAAVLEAHAAAVERFRELGADIVPIEFDDLEAVDSECWTVFYGELAANQEANAPTAERFDDGTRARFDVSFTPTAADYLRALRRRPLVQAAMVARMEEAGVDVVLTPGIGATAPRLDDLTMSVDGERFNLHEVVPRNTRLFDYVGFPALMMPAGTAPDGLPVGVQLVGRPWSDGTVLSAAVAFQRATDHHLRVPPASASGGPSHP, from the coding sequence GTGACCGGGGCGACCGAGGCGACGGACGTGTTCACGGTGGTGCGAGGCACGATCGCACCGGAGTTGGAGCGGGCGCTGGCCGCCAGCCGCGCCCGCCCGCTCCCGGCTGCCCCGTCCGCACTCGCCGCCGAGCCCGGGCACAGCCACACGCTGTTCGCCCGGCTCCTCGACGGGACGCCGGACCGCCCCGGGACCAGCCGGACGCCACCGCCCACGAGCGCTGCCGACACGGCACGCACCGCGGCGGACGCCGCCGGCGCCTCGGTCACCGAGCTCCTCGCCGCCTTCGCAGACGGCGCCACCACCCCCGCGGCGGTCCTCGCGGCCCTCGAGCCGCACTGGACGGCCGACGCCGTCTGGTCCGACGCGGTCCTCCGACTCGTGGACGGTGCCCGTGCGGCCGCCGCCGGGTCGAGCCGACGCTGGGCCGACGGCACCGCGCGACCGCTCGAGGGCATCCCCTTCGCCGTGAAGGACATCATCGACGTCGCGGGCGCCGTCGTCACGAGCGGCTCCCTGCAGACCGGGGACCGGGTCGCACCGACCGACGCCACCGTCGTCGCACGCCTCCGCGCGGCCGGCGCGATCCCCGTGTTCATGGCCGCGACGACGGAGTTCGCCTGCGGCGGCCCGCACAACGCCCGGTACGGCGCGGTCCGGAACCCCTGGGACGCCGAGCGCTGGACGGGCGGGTCCTCGACGGGCTCGGGCTCGGCGCTGGCCGCACGGATCGTGCCGCTCGCGCTCGGCACGGACACGGGCGGTTCGATCCGCGTGCCGTCGGCGTTGTGCGGCACGACCGGCATCAAGCCCACGTACGGACTCGTCCCGCGCACCGGCGTCACGAGCCTGTCCTGGACGCTCGACCACGTCGGGCCGATGGCGCGCACCGCCGAGGACCTCGCGCTCGTGCTCGACGTCATCGCCGGCGGCGACGACCAGGACCCGACGTCCCACCCGACGGTACCCGGCCTCACGGCGGACCCGGACCGGGTCGTCGGGATGCGCATCGGCGTCCCCCGGACCTGGTTCACCGAGCGGGTGGACGCCGCCGTGCTCGAGGCCCACGCGGCCGCGGTCGAACGCTTCCGCGAGCTCGGTGCCGACATCGTGCCGATCGAGTTCGACGACCTCGAGGCCGTCGACTCCGAGTGCTGGACAGTGTTCTACGGCGAGCTCGCCGCGAACCAGGAGGCGAACGCCCCGACCGCCGAGCGCTTCGACGACGGCACGCGCGCCCGCTTCGACGTCTCGTTCACGCCGACGGCGGCCGACTACCTCCGGGCGCTCCGTCGGCGGCCGCTCGTGCAGGCGGCGATGGTCGCCCGGATGGAGGAGGCCGGCGTCGACGTCGTGCTGACCCCCGGGATCGGGGCGACGGCACCGCGGCTCGACGACCTGACCATGTCGGTCGACGGGGAGCGGTTCAACCTGCACGAGGTGGTCCCGCGGAACACCCGCCTGTTCGACTACGTCGGCTTCCCCGCGCTCATGATGCCCGCCGGCACCGCGCCGGACGGTCTCCCGGTGGGGGTGCAACTCGTCGGCCGACCGTGGTCCGACGGCACCGTGCTGTCCGCGGCGGTCGCGTTCCAGCGCGCCACCGACCACCACCTCCGGGTGCCGCCGGCATCCGCCTCGGGAGGGCCGTCCCATCCGTAG
- a CDS encoding carbon-nitrogen hydrolase family protein, with product MTAPTSRPVIEVAVVQAGETPADAGAALDELIALFERAAEGADLVVFPELATTPYFCGVVNDSRKSWAQPVPGPATARFAEAARRLGTAVAFGLYEDAGDVQYNSAVLIDADGTLVHGTDVHGETVATYRKTSIPTNAISDVDEKHYFAPGSGPVVFDALGTRFGMLICYDRSFPEYWLASRAAGAEVMLVLVSSMGFRETLFTQELQVRALETQTWVVAPNRGGQETIDGKTVSYFGRSSVVSPRGDLLVSAPAHEAGPIVRATLDVAEVAAAREDFPLGRDRQAGVFRYLADAHEADAHEADAHEADAHEGAAQAVPV from the coding sequence ATGACGGCCCCGACGAGCCGCCCGGTCATCGAGGTGGCGGTCGTCCAGGCGGGCGAGACCCCCGCGGACGCCGGTGCCGCCCTCGACGAGCTCATCGCGCTCTTCGAACGGGCAGCGGAGGGCGCCGACCTCGTCGTCTTCCCGGAGCTCGCGACCACGCCGTACTTCTGCGGTGTGGTGAACGACAGCCGGAAGTCGTGGGCACAGCCCGTCCCCGGTCCCGCCACGGCGCGCTTCGCCGAGGCCGCCCGCCGGCTCGGCACCGCGGTCGCGTTCGGGCTGTACGAGGACGCCGGCGACGTGCAGTACAACAGCGCGGTCCTGATCGACGCGGACGGCACGCTCGTGCACGGCACCGACGTCCACGGCGAGACCGTGGCGACGTACCGGAAGACGTCGATCCCCACGAACGCGATCTCGGACGTCGACGAGAAGCACTACTTCGCACCCGGGTCCGGCCCGGTCGTGTTCGACGCGCTCGGCACCCGGTTCGGCATGCTCATCTGCTACGACCGGAGCTTCCCCGAGTACTGGCTCGCCTCCCGCGCCGCGGGGGCCGAGGTCATGCTCGTGCTCGTGTCCTCGATGGGCTTCCGCGAGACGCTGTTCACGCAGGAGCTGCAGGTGCGCGCGCTGGAGACCCAGACGTGGGTCGTCGCGCCGAACCGCGGTGGGCAGGAGACGATCGACGGCAAGACCGTGAGCTACTTCGGTCGGTCGTCGGTGGTCTCCCCCCGTGGTGACCTGCTCGTCTCGGCTCCGGCGCACGAGGCGGGGCCGATCGTCCGCGCCACGCTCGACGTGGCCGAGGTCGCGGCAGCGCGCGAGGACTTCCCGCTCGGCCGTGACCGTCAGGCGGGGGTCTTCCGCTACCTGGCCGACGCACACGAGGCCGACGCGCACGAGGCCGACGCGCACGAGGCCGACGCGCACGAGGGCGCCGCCCAGGCGGTGCCGGTGTGA
- the rutA gene encoding pyrimidine utilization protein A: protein MDIGVFIPIGSNGWLISTTSPQYKPSFDLNLEIVQKAEAYGFDFALSMIKLRGFGGPSGFWDENLESFTLMAGLAARTERIRLFATTAVLTIPPAIAARMAATVDSISHGRFGLNLVAGWQKAEYDQMGLWPGDEVHFGRRYAYQTEYMQVMKELWEDGVSNFQGEYFQMNDCRMLPKPSAHIPIVSAGQSSQGMAFAAEYSDYNFSMGVGVNTPTAYAEQNTALLEARAKTGRDVGSYVLFMVIAAETDEAAQEKWQRYSDGVDVEAIAWMTGQALTDTNGEDGNTAKRISLPEGAVNMNMGTLVGSYEHVAAMLDEAAGVEGTKGIMLVFDDFLQGMDEFGTRIQPLMRTREGVDSVAPSAVTA from the coding sequence ATGGACATCGGAGTCTTCATCCCGATCGGCAGCAACGGCTGGCTCATCTCGACCACCTCGCCGCAGTACAAGCCGTCGTTCGACCTCAACCTCGAGATCGTGCAGAAGGCGGAGGCGTACGGCTTCGACTTCGCGCTCTCGATGATCAAGCTCCGCGGGTTCGGCGGTCCGAGCGGCTTCTGGGACGAGAACCTCGAGTCCTTCACCCTGATGGCCGGGCTCGCCGCACGGACGGAACGGATCCGACTCTTCGCGACCACCGCGGTGCTCACGATCCCGCCGGCGATCGCCGCCCGCATGGCCGCGACCGTCGACTCGATCTCGCACGGCCGCTTCGGACTGAACCTCGTCGCCGGGTGGCAGAAGGCCGAGTACGACCAGATGGGGCTGTGGCCGGGCGACGAGGTGCACTTCGGGCGTCGCTACGCGTACCAGACGGAGTACATGCAGGTCATGAAGGAGCTGTGGGAGGACGGCGTGAGCAACTTCCAGGGTGAGTACTTCCAGATGAACGACTGCCGGATGCTCCCGAAGCCGTCCGCGCACATCCCGATCGTGTCCGCCGGACAGTCGTCGCAGGGCATGGCGTTCGCCGCGGAGTACTCGGACTACAACTTCTCGATGGGCGTCGGCGTGAACACCCCGACCGCGTACGCCGAGCAGAACACGGCCCTCCTCGAGGCCCGCGCGAAGACCGGACGCGACGTCGGCTCGTACGTGCTGTTCATGGTCATCGCCGCCGAGACCGACGAGGCCGCGCAGGAGAAGTGGCAGCGCTACAGCGACGGCGTCGACGTCGAGGCCATCGCGTGGATGACCGGTCAGGCCCTCACCGACACGAACGGCGAGGACGGCAACACCGCGAAGCGCATCTCCCTGCCGGAGGGCGCCGTCAACATGAACATGGGCACACTCGTCGGGTCGTACGAGCACGTCGCAGCGATGCTCGACGAGGCCGCCGGGGTCGAGGGCACGAAGGGCATCATGCTCGTGTTCGACGACTTCCTGCAGGGCATGGACGAGTTCGGCACCCGCATCCAGCCGCTCATGCGCACCCGTGAGGGTGTGGACTCCGTCGCCCCGAGCGCGGTCACGGCATGA
- a CDS encoding ABC transporter permease, protein MSTTADKVLETSVIRAARPRFSWGHTERYALLGAWLVIVIAFSVALPDTYPTLGNLQNILGSQSVLLILALGFLFPLTAGEFDLSGASTMSLSAMTIAVLNAKMDVPLLPAIAVGLVIGVVVGLVNGLLTVAFRIDSFIVTLGTSTFMIGIVQWMSASSSVTGVDAALVNATVGWRGLAGLPLAFVYGLVATIVVLVVLSATPVGRRLLFVGTGRAVAELSGLNVRRLRVGAFVGAGFTAAVAGVVYAGTLGGADPSSGQSFLLPAFAACYLGATAIIPGRFNAIGTFIAVYFLFSGVVGLQMLGADNFVQQLFYGGALIVAVAVSQTIRRHAVASAAKAAAKQS, encoded by the coding sequence ATGTCCACCACCGCCGACAAGGTCCTCGAGACCTCCGTCATCCGTGCAGCACGCCCGCGCTTCTCGTGGGGGCACACCGAGCGGTACGCGCTGCTCGGTGCCTGGCTCGTCATCGTCATCGCGTTCAGCGTGGCGCTCCCCGACACCTACCCGACGCTCGGCAACCTGCAGAACATCCTCGGGTCACAGTCGGTGCTGCTCATCCTCGCGCTGGGCTTCCTGTTCCCCCTGACCGCCGGCGAGTTCGACCTGTCCGGCGCGTCCACCATGTCGCTCTCGGCGATGACCATCGCCGTCCTCAACGCCAAGATGGACGTCCCGCTCCTGCCGGCGATCGCCGTCGGGCTCGTGATCGGCGTCGTCGTCGGCCTCGTCAACGGCCTGCTGACGGTCGCGTTCCGGATCGACTCGTTCATCGTCACCCTCGGCACGTCGACGTTCATGATCGGGATCGTCCAGTGGATGAGCGCGTCGTCGTCGGTCACCGGCGTCGACGCCGCGCTCGTGAACGCCACGGTCGGCTGGCGCGGGCTCGCGGGGCTGCCGCTCGCATTCGTGTACGGCCTCGTCGCGACGATCGTCGTGCTCGTCGTCCTGAGCGCGACGCCCGTCGGACGCCGCCTGCTCTTCGTCGGGACCGGCCGCGCCGTCGCCGAACTCTCGGGCCTGAACGTCCGCCGCCTCCGTGTCGGCGCGTTCGTCGGCGCGGGCTTCACCGCCGCGGTCGCCGGGGTCGTCTACGCCGGCACCCTCGGCGGCGCGGACCCGTCGAGCGGGCAGTCGTTCCTGCTCCCCGCGTTCGCCGCCTGCTACCTCGGTGCGACGGCGATCATCCCCGGCCGGTTCAACGCGATCGGCACGTTCATCGCCGTGTACTTCCTGTTCTCCGGCGTCGTCGGCCTGCAGATGCTCGGCGCCGACAACTTCGTGCAGCAGCTCTTCTACGGCGGCGCACTCATCGTGGCCGTCGCCGTGTCGCAGACGATCCGCCGTCACGCCGTCGCGAGCGCCGCCAAGGCCGCCGCGAAGCAGTCCTGA
- a CDS encoding sugar ABC transporter ATP-binding protein — protein sequence MTDTREARLGPAASAAVAGAGADSAPVLRISGLTKRFGGLTALDDVELEVRPGQVHALLGENGSGKSTLIKILSGTYAPDPGATIEVRGARLPLPVPPGYFRRVGISFVHQDLALVPSLGVTENLRLATVVAGHGPFVRWRSEHRSAAELFARYGVDIDPRARIEQLTDTQKALVAILRAVAELGDERALIVLDEPTVFLPKEDADLLFRVVKDLVSDGRTSALLVSHDMAEVLEHADRVTVLRAGKVQAHRDTADTTADELVSLIVGRGLEAPVARRTRPATTGDAVVRVRDLRVGVVDGLAFDVADGEVVGVTGLAGSGVEDVLPGLYGARSATGSLVVHDVDTDLARATPAASIGRGVVYVPADRKREGGALALSVEQNVTLPVLGKLRGLLGLSPARERSHVEGLVRDWDVRPADPAALFGTLSGGNQQKAVLAKWMQDDPRLVLLQEPTQGIDVGARAAIFAMLRKTAEQGVPIVCASTDYDQLAQMCDRVVVLAHGRVHDVLTGDRIDRDVIAAAVVASLVDPPTPTPVDSSRLKENA from the coding sequence GTGACCGACACCCGGGAGGCACGGCTCGGCCCCGCAGCATCCGCTGCGGTCGCCGGGGCCGGAGCGGACAGCGCACCGGTGCTCCGCATCAGCGGACTCACCAAGCGGTTCGGCGGGCTCACCGCGCTCGACGACGTCGAGCTGGAGGTCCGGCCGGGCCAAGTCCACGCCCTGCTCGGCGAGAACGGCTCCGGCAAGTCGACCCTGATCAAGATCCTGTCCGGCACCTACGCGCCGGACCCCGGAGCGACGATCGAGGTCCGTGGCGCCCGACTGCCGCTCCCGGTGCCTCCCGGGTACTTCCGTCGCGTCGGCATCAGCTTCGTCCACCAGGACCTCGCCCTCGTGCCGTCGCTCGGGGTCACCGAGAACCTGCGGCTGGCGACCGTCGTCGCCGGACACGGGCCGTTCGTCCGGTGGCGCTCGGAGCACCGTTCCGCAGCCGAGCTGTTCGCCCGGTACGGCGTGGACATCGACCCCCGCGCCCGGATCGAGCAGCTCACCGACACGCAGAAGGCGCTCGTGGCGATCCTCCGGGCCGTCGCCGAGCTCGGGGACGAACGGGCACTCATCGTGCTCGACGAACCGACCGTCTTCCTGCCGAAGGAGGACGCGGACCTGCTCTTCCGCGTCGTGAAGGACCTCGTGTCCGACGGCCGCACCTCGGCGTTGCTCGTGTCGCACGACATGGCCGAGGTCCTCGAGCACGCCGACCGCGTGACGGTCCTCCGCGCCGGGAAGGTGCAGGCGCACCGCGACACCGCCGACACCACCGCCGACGAGCTCGTGTCGCTCATCGTCGGCCGCGGTCTCGAGGCCCCGGTCGCCCGACGCACGCGTCCGGCGACCACCGGTGACGCGGTCGTGCGCGTCCGTGACCTCCGGGTCGGGGTCGTCGACGGGCTCGCGTTCGACGTCGCCGACGGCGAGGTCGTCGGCGTCACCGGGCTCGCCGGCTCCGGCGTCGAGGACGTCCTGCCCGGCCTGTACGGCGCGCGGTCCGCGACCGGGTCGCTCGTCGTGCACGACGTCGACACCGACCTCGCCCGCGCGACCCCGGCGGCGTCGATCGGCCGCGGCGTCGTCTACGTCCCGGCCGACCGCAAGCGGGAGGGCGGGGCACTGGCCCTGTCCGTCGAGCAGAACGTGACGCTGCCCGTCCTCGGGAAGCTCCGCGGACTCCTCGGCCTCTCCCCCGCCCGCGAGCGGTCGCACGTCGAGGGCCTCGTCCGCGACTGGGACGTCCGCCCCGCCGACCCCGCCGCGCTCTTCGGCACCCTGTCCGGCGGCAACCAGCAGAAGGCCGTCCTCGCCAAGTGGATGCAGGACGACCCACGGCTCGTGCTGCTGCAGGAGCCGACGCAGGGCATCGACGTCGGCGCCCGCGCCGCCATCTTCGCCATGCTCCGGAAGACCGCCGAGCAGGGCGTCCCGATCGTCTGCGCCTCGACCGACTACGACCAGCTCGCCCAGATGTGCGACCGGGTCGTCGTCCTCGCCCACGGCCGCGTCCACGACGTGCTCACCGGCGACCGCATCGACCGTGACGTGATCGCCGCGGCGGTCGTCGCCAGCCTGGTCGACCCGCCGACCCCCACCCCCGTCGACTCCTCCCGACTCAAGGAGAACGCCTGA